GCCAACAATTGGGGGAAAGCTTGCAAGAGGCCGCCACCGTAGATGACAAAGCGGCTCTTCCTAACCCTCTCACGGTAACCCTGGCCATTCGAAGTATTGAAGCGATGAGCGATGTCGCAATTCGCGAAGTCACTTTGATAATCGACGGGCAACCCGTGGTGGAACACAAACAGATTTAAGAACGTGCGTAAGCCATGCGTTTCAATCAATAGACACAAATAATGACTTTCAACGTCGATCCATCCGTGCTACCCATATGAACAGCGCGATGCGTCATACGATAGTGTTCGAACCATGGAACTTGCGCGAGTTCATACATGGAGGGGAAAACATGGCTAATAATATTCGCAACAGAATTGCTGGACGACTTCGTAACCTCATAGCGGAACCTTTGGAGAAAGGTCAGCATGAGGCAATTACCATTGCAGTTGCTTCAAGTAAGGGCGGTGTTGGTAAAACAACCACCTCCGTGAATCTTGCTGTGGCCTTTGCTAAGCGCGGCGTGAAAACCTTGTTGGTGGATCTTGATCCTCAAGCACATGTAGCCGCATCACTTCGTTCACAAACGCCAGCGACTTCCATGACCATCTCAGATGTTCTACTCGGCCGAGCCCGTGAAGTATTTGAAGTGGCTTATCCTTCGGACTGCCCTAATTTGGATCTGGCGGGTTCCGACAAAGGTCTGGCCGAAACGGAAATGGTTCTTTCTGCGAAAATTGGCAAAGAGCTTATCCTCGAAGGCGCTCTCGAAACGACCCGCAGTCATTATGAACTCATCATTCTAGACTGCCCGCCCAACCTTGGGACCATTACCCTCAACGCACTATGCGCCGCCGACCAATTGCTTGTTCCAAGCGATATGTCGATGCTGGCTCTTGAAGGTGTTGGTGATATTCTCGCAACTGTTCAAACGCTAAGAACACGTTTACATCGCCAGCTCGGTGTTTTGGGAATCTTAGCCACCCGAGTTGACGGCAGAGCGACGCGCATGAATTCAGATATTGAAGAAAGCGTAAACGACCTCTACGGCAAGCAACTTCTTAAGACCCGGATCCCGCAAAGCTCGCCGCTGAACAAAGCACACCTTGCCGGCAAACATATCTTCAGCTTTGCACCACGTTCACCGGGTGCCCTGGCCTACGCCAATCTCGCAGCGGAACTGGCACCTCGTCTCGCCCTTGAGAAAGCGAAGCTGCCCCGCCATAAAGTTGCGACAGTGGCTCAGCAAAGTGCAAGCCGCGCACAGTAACCCCTTAATTTCAGATACTTAAGAGTCATCCCCGATATAAGCTTGGTACGGGCTCAGCTCTAACCGGGCCGTCATACCTTTAAAAAGAGTCCGCCAATTTCTGCCTAAAGACCAAGCTTTGCACTACACTTTCCTCAGTAGATACGGTAGGACCCGCAGCTATAAAATAATTACGCCAGTGGATTCATCCCTTGGCTAAGATACGGAAGGCTTCTTGCTGTGGACGACCAGCACGACATTCCAGTCCTCAAGACTGTTAAAATCAAGCTGCAAAATGGTGCAGACTTTCTTACCTATTATTTTCATGAAAATAGCTCGGGCGGAATTCTGGTTCCCGGCCGTGTAGATTTGGAATTAGGTCAAGAGGTTAACCTTGAGCTTTATTTCCTCGAAGAGAATCGGGTCTTCCACATCCGTGGAACCGTTAAATGGCGGCGCCTCAAGAATCAAACCGAACTTCCAGCTGGTGCGGGCGTTGAATTCCCAGAGAGCGAACGCAAGGCCCGAGATGTACTGCTCGAGTTTGCAAACGGGCGTAACATCGTTATTCAACGACGCCGGTCATCGAGGCTCCCTGCTCTTCTTCAAGTTGATTATGCAACCGACAGCGTATTTCTGACGGATGTCACTGACAACCTCAGCCATGGCGGTGCCTTTCTACTGACCAA
Above is a genomic segment from Deltaproteobacteria bacterium containing:
- a CDS encoding ParA family protein gives rise to the protein MANNIRNRIAGRLRNLIAEPLEKGQHEAITIAVASSKGGVGKTTTSVNLAVAFAKRGVKTLLVDLDPQAHVAASLRSQTPATSMTISDVLLGRAREVFEVAYPSDCPNLDLAGSDKGLAETEMVLSAKIGKELILEGALETTRSHYELIILDCPPNLGTITLNALCAADQLLVPSDMSMLALEGVGDILATVQTLRTRLHRQLGVLGILATRVDGRATRMNSDIEESVNDLYGKQLLKTRIPQSSPLNKAHLAGKHIFSFAPRSPGALAYANLAAELAPRLALEKAKLPRHKVATVAQQSASRAQ
- a CDS encoding TIGR02266 family protein, with amino-acid sequence MDDQHDIPVLKTVKIKLQNGADFLTYYFHENSSGGILVPGRVDLELGQEVNLELYFLEENRVFHIRGTVKWRRLKNQTELPAGAGVEFPESERKARDVLLEFANGRNIVIQRRRSSRLPALLQVDYATDSVFLTDVTDNLSHGGAFLLTKDPPPVGSIIKLKLRPPGYRSGITLNAEVVWSRTEGESGVGVRFIFPWYKSARKLNKLIERIRIQIGLQDSR